In the Novosphingobium sp. 9 genome, one interval contains:
- a CDS encoding exodeoxyribonuclease VII small subunit, which produces MAGETENIASLSFEDALRALEDVVRRLESGDVALEDSITLYERGEALRKHCQARLDSAQARIERIVAGPDGVPVSTQPFDSPDR; this is translated from the coding sequence ATGGCCGGAGAGACCGAAAACATCGCAAGCCTCAGTTTCGAGGACGCCCTTCGCGCACTGGAAGACGTTGTGCGTCGTCTTGAAAGCGGGGACGTCGCGCTGGAGGATTCCATCACGCTCTACGAACGCGGAGAAGCGCTGCGCAAGCACTGTCAGGCGCGGCTCGATTCGGCGCAGGCCCGGATCGAGCGCATTGTCGCCGGGCCGGATGGCGTGCCGGTAAGCACCCAGCCTTTCGATTCGCCGGATCGCTGA